AATATTgataatctcagtcaatccactgctttcccataggaagccCTGGGAGTTGGTGTGCATGCACAGTAATTGCTGCTCTGCTCCAATCAGAGAGATGCATTAACTAAAGGTGGTCATAGGAGGCAacgtaaacaatgtattttctcaTAAAAGGCGGTCTTTACACTGCCGAGATTGCCCCAGAACCAAAACATTATAGGACAACTAAAGGCACCCAGGctgcttcattgagatgaagtgatctgaatGCAATGGGTcttttgcaatgtaaaacattaacgTGTAGTTGATACACCAGCTTACTTTGCAgcgttaaatacacctctagtaaCTGTCTACCTGGCAGCCATTAAAAGTGCTTCCGCTGTAAGAACGGAGTCAAACTCACTTCTCACAGCTTACCTCCAAAAGTGGCACAGCTgcacatgctttttttttattattttatcctcCAATGCTCGTTTGAATTTGATTGGATTTTTTACAAGCGTCGTCGTGATGTCACAGGAGGCGGAATGAGCAGTCAAGGGAAATTGCTCTTGgcgctgggaaaaaaaaaagtaaaacattttttttttctcttagatTTAATCTAAATAAAGAGAAGAACaccatagtattaggaatacaggtgttttattcctaacactatagtgtgcctttaaaccaTGGggcgtcaacctggtccctaccgcccactagtgggcgtttcaggattccaggtgggcggtagggattttcaaaaattttttacagattgggtgagcgggcgggtgcgagccggcggtacccctgtgaccgggtaccgccatcaccacttgcggccccggcccgggcggcaaaccgccggggccgcatatggaggggtccatcgggtggcccatgctgtcagggccacccgatggatgtggattgtgaggaggcccggtcagcgctgggtgctttaacagcgtgaccgggccccctgtgatgacctcatctctgctgggaggaagtgattccccggtcactcctcccagcatacagacagcctgcgcgggaggaggaaggaagagggagtcagagtgggaactctgactcccatccacctgatccaccactggaccccagggaaagtcaccctcctgcaccttaaaggtaggaaacaggagggtgacttaaatatgtgtgtttgtttgtgtatgtgtctttgtatgtatgtcttgtgtgtatgtgtctttctgtatgtgtgtctttgtatgtgtcgtctttgtatgtatatgtgtcttgtgtgtgtatgtgtgtcttctttgcatgcatgtcttgtgtgtgtgtgtctttgtatgtatgtcttgtgtgtgtgtgtctttgtatgtatgttttgtgtgtctgtctgtatgtatgtgtctttgtatatgtcgtgtgtgtgtgtgtctgtctgtatatatgtgtgtatgtatgtgtcttgtttttgtatgttatgtttcttgtgtctgtctgtatgtgtgtatgtctgtctgtctgtatgtatgtgtgccagtctgttatagtgggatacctagctcagccttcctaatgggcattgctataaggaaggttaaaaaaaggtggggaggggaattgaggagggagaagaggggagctgacgcacagatgagaaatcatattatgcgcaaacagagaagtcgtctgaatatcaccgaaagagaagaccttcgtttgttccttatgaaaattgaaccagatatcaaatatttagtctcgcagcatcaacctcaagggtctcattaatcactagtaaaggtaatttcaatttactttattgttttctcattaaactttataaagctaaaaacattataagcctgcattaagtagaaataaaaagataaatgtacgtacaccctcctttcgaaaaaaaatattccgcacttgcgcgaaaactggtgggcggtaaggaaattttttcaaccaaaaagatgcattagtgggcggtagttagaaaaaggttgactaccactgatttaaactgtagtggttttggtgcttagagtttaattttaaaaatggtgTTGACATTGAATTTgatcatttgttgttttattcaGTTGCTTCGACTGGATTACCTGTTTAAGAATTTGTATATAAATTAAGTAGAATTGCTTTAATTAaagtgttccatatatatatattaatgaattCAGGTGAGATGGGCTGCATCCTAAATTATGTCTACGAATTGTGTTCACTGGATACTGACAGTAGGTATTTTTTCTATCATAGATGGCTCCAAATATACAACAGCTGAACTGGTTAGGTCCCTGTTTACACCACATGGATGGGCGGTGGCAGGCCTAAGTTTTGAACCACATTATGAAGAGATGAATAAAGATGGAAGACCTTCTGTACGTCCGTATAATCTGCGTCACCGTGTTGGTGTGGAATACACCTCTTTTTACACAGACGAAGACATAGAGACAAGGGAACTTAAACCTCACCGTAAATTACATATTAAACAGATTAACGCTTCAGGTGTCAAATACTTGCAGCAAAGAGTAAATGGTCGACActcttgttctgaatgtgggaagagCTATAGTCAGAAATCCTATCTTGTTAAGCACCAGAAGGTACACACGGGTATTTCAGTCTTTGTTTGTACAAGATGTGGTAAGTGTTTCACCCAGCGTTCAAATCTGATGAGACACGAACGGACACATTTAGTGGAAAGACCATTTACCTGTCCGGACTGTGACAAGAGTTTTAGTGATGGCTCTACTTTGCTTAAGCACCAGAGAATCCACTCTGGTGAAAAACCATTTGAATGTTCTGAATGCGGAAAAACCTTTAGCATTAGCACATACCTCATTGTTCATcaaagaactcacacaggagaaaaaccataCGTATGCAAGGACTGCGGAAAAAGCTTCACTCAGAGCTCCCATCTAATTACACATCAGCGAACGCACACTGGGGAAAAGCCGTATGCGTGCATTGAATGCCGAAAAAGCTTTGCATCCAGTTCTCACCTCATTACACATCAAAGAACGCATACGGGAGAGAGACCGTACCCCTGTGAAGAGTGTGGGAAGACATTCAAACATAGCACACACCTTGTATTACATAAACGGACTCACACTGGAGAGCGGCCATACACATGTTCTGTTTGTCCTCGTACGTTTGTTCAGAGGCCGCAGCTTCTCAAACACCAAAAGAAGTGTCATGCAAAAGTGGACAACTTGGACAGCGgaccttaatttatttattttctttcgtgGTCTTCCTTCTCCATATCAAGCTACAAGTATTCGTGTTCGAAAAACCATTTTATACTTGAGAaggctttttttccccccttttcttGTTTTGGTTCTGTTGCAGGTTTATCCGTATATGACGATGCACATGTTAAAGGGTTTACAATTCAACGGGTTAATGTTTTTTGTCCACATCCGTTCATATCTGAAAATACATATCACAAGCATAGTTTTCCTTATTGTTTTTGCTAGATAAGTAAAGCTTAGTTAAGtaaatgttttgttgttttttttataaatcatttgatttaatatttgtgtttatatgGTTGATGTTCGACAGTTTCAAACAGACAGAGCAGGAAAATGAAAACACTTCAGTTGTGCAATGGCTCTCTAAGTGCAGAAGTCGTATATCAAGTTGCACAATGTTTGTCGTGTTTTTTGCATGTCTTTCCAATGTGCTTTTGTTGACATTGCGACATCAGTCATGTCACGGACGTTTTGTAATACATAATCCAAATCACTACTTTTCGTTCAGAAAACATTCTTCGGcaccagaaaaaaaatagaataaacttCTGTTACattattacagtaaaaaataattgaaaacaatGCTTGCAAGTATTCAGCGAGAAGTTATTAAACTTGATCCAATGTTTGGGTTCTCTAAGAGGACACTGGTATAAAATTACTCCTAGAGtagttaaatgaccactatagggggggcggggcctggccgtcgAGCAAGCTGGTCGCACTACACCAGAGCTCCGAGCAAAAACCCACAAAAACGCTACTTAACACCTCTAAAACGTGGAGAAAATAATAATCGGATGCACCAGATAAGCGGCGTCACCCTGCAACATATTTGGGCGACCAGCCGGGCTCGGCGAGAAACGCTGAAGCTGACAGACCGTGGAGGCCTACCTGCGGTTGCAagcgtgggagaggcggccgacctccctgcGAGCAGCCCAGCGGGAAGCGCTGAGAACCCCGTTTTCCCCCcccttgccggtgagggatatcccggcacaatcGTTAAGCCTACAGACCCGACCACGAGACGACAAGAGGTACCAGGGAACTTACCTGACCCTGTCTCACCACACCGCTACACAGCCAGagctaagatggcggctgccctGCCGACGACGTACAACCTACTTGACAATTATGAAAAGCGGCTGGATGATCTCTTCGGAGTCTTGTGGCAGCGACTGTGGGGTGAGGGGACGTGGATACAGGGGAAGCAGAAAGCGACTACCAAGCAGCAGAACCCACCCCCTGGTGGCTCGCACCACAAGGCTGACGGGCCTCGGTACAGGCGACTAGGCCCCGACCCACAGAAACCCAAGCATAAAAGAGCCAGCGTGAAAGTACTACCCGGTCCACTACTGCCTACTGCACGGCGCCACCCTTCAGGGTCGAGAGCCCGACGAACGGGACGACCAGGAGACCGGCGGCCTAAGAGACCGGCAACCACCGTTAAGCAAAGGCATTCTAATAGTGGACCCTCCCGTGACCTATACAGATGGGCCGCGAAGGCCACCCTACGCCTCACAAATCGGAGTACCCAGCAGCCCCCAACGGACTACCCACGGATCTCATCCACACACCGAGAGACCGACCCTCActgtggcaggcaggcaggcctaCACAACGACACAGGGAAAGACAACCATATACCAGCAGCTGGCGTTGGTTAAGTGACTCTAGTGATCGCTACATCACCTGTCCTGATAACACCGACCTACTCACTATTAACCAGCTTAGCACAGATGATTTTGCCGTATACATTTTCTATGGCTCAGCCTAAATGTGTTCCCTGGCACTCCTCTAAGATGTTTCTTGTAACGTGATCCAAACCTTAGTACCAATATGATCTATATCCTGCCCTAACTATCCATAAGCCTACTATTGTTATCTCTTATACGTATAGTCTTAAGCACCAAAGCATATGTATGCTGGACTATTTGAATCTGCCTAAATTGTGGTAAAATATGCTTTTAAATTTCTCTGAGCAGCCTACACTAGCTAATGGGGATTACAACTGTACGCGAGACTCAACGCTCGTCTAGCTTATTTACCCATATCATGTCACAAAACGAAATCTTGCAAGATTCCAGCTTCTTTTACTTACCACATAGAATAGCATGTTTAGCTATATAGCCCAGCTAACACCGCTTTTCGTCTTCAGTTACTCTTTAAACCAGGCTATATCTTATGTTTACGCATGCTATATACATCACTAATTATAGATTACTGGCTTGTTATCTTTTGAAAGTATGTGCAACTTCTTAACTTGATAAATCTAGCGACTGtattgaaacaaaaaagaaaaattgtgcgATTATGCATGCCACAGTCATACTCTTGTATATGCTGTTAGACGTTgatacacgctgttgtggcgtttgaagTAACTCTGTACCCacccgcactacaaaaataaagaatttaaaaaaaaaaaaatgaccactataggcacccagaccacttcagcttaatgaagtggtctgggtgccaggtccagccctttcttctataaacatagcattttctctgaaactgctatgtttataatagggttaatccagcctctagtggctgtctcagtgacagctgctagaggcgcttgcgtgcttttctcactgtgcatgcgcattcagtcgatgacggcgatatggaggaggaggagagttccccgcccggcgctggaaaaagtggtaaatttaaccccttccaccccctagagcccggcaggacgggggccctgagggtgggggcaccctcagggcactatagtgccaggaaaacgagtatgttttttcctggcactatagtggtcctttaagtctgctTAAAAGGAAGTTCATAGTTTACACCGGTAAAAACAGAAGTTAAATGATGaatgtaaacacaaaataaacataCAATACTGGCCACAAGTGTCTAGAAGTGATTCTCCTTGGTACCAGTCCATCTCCCACTATTAAATCCACTATTGCATTTTGTGATGCTGATATGTCTAATCTTGATACCTCGCTATCAGCAGTTAATGCTGGGGATTGTTTCAGCACTTATAGCTGCATCGGAAGCACAGTATTATACCTCCCAATGTTAAAGCTTTTATAGTGCTTCcaagtttttaaaattatttaatattatggtgtaaacttaaaaaaaaaaaaaattcttcaaaatattaaaataaaaaaatataacaatatattacaatgttaaaatagttttcattatattaaatcaatttaaaagtaatataaaaaatatgaaatgatTTGAAAAGCTTGTTCAACGCCTGTTTAAATTGAGGCTATGTTACGCCAGttgtatttaatttaaagtttttTGTAATCGCTTGTGTAAGCTACAAAAAACGAATCAAGCGTAAGTTAAGATAGTTTGATATAGGGCACATGTGCAGCTATTCCAGCATGGTAGGCAATGGTTATTGGGGTGTAAGATTATAAATACCATATAATCAGATAAAGTGGGCTTAAATGGACAATATAGTCACTAAAACtatattagcttaatgaagcagttttggtgtatagatcatgcccttgccgTCTGACTGcttaattctttgccatttaggagttaaatcactttgtttatgtagccctagtcactcctccctgcacgtgacaatcttcataaacacttcctgtaaagagtcatccaatgtttaaacttcctttattgcacagtctgtttagctttgtaatttcttatctcctgctctattgaTTGCCCttgtagaccctgcaggagctgcCTGTATGTAATCTAGTCTcaattttacagagcaggagacaaaacatctaaagtaagttaacatctggtcgaaacggaaaactttttttttttcaggcaggtCCTGTCAGTCAcagcaagggctgcataaacaaaaaaacgtgatttaacttctaaatggcagagaattgagcagtgagactgtggaGGTAGAACCTATACccaaaaacggcttcattaagctaaagttgttttgatgcctatagtatccaatAAAACAATTCAGCGGGCTTGAAGTCCAAATGAAAGCTGTATGAAGGGAAGTGGAGTTCTGCCTACTTCACCCCCTGGTGCTAGCAGCCTACGTCACCTCAGGGGGCAGGCCTGTCTTTTAATGTTCCAATTATACATTGGGAGGAACAGGTGGATATCAGACAGCCAATGAGGGTGATCATATAAGTTTATCAGATTTCTGGACAAACGACTATAAATTAGCAGATGTTACTATTTACAAGGTGTAAAGTCATgaatttattaaagacacagagggaaATATTATGATTAGCTTTccttatttcctcagcagcaaagaaagaattgtgtatatatattcaataggaaaaaaaaacaaaaaacaatagccTTAGCTAGGGTTCAACATATCACTATAATATCCAATGAGAACATTCCACAGTCAATATTCTCCCAGATGTCCCTAaaccactcctctttctttgcggCTGCTTCCTCAGTTAACCAACGTAACATTGCTCTGCCATTTATTGTCCTGTCACTTATTTTCCATTTGACCTTATccctttaagggttaataagtgtgtagaggTTTAGAGAAATCCCCctatctgtctcattagagatttttaccTTATAGCTGAAGACAGAAAGATGAATTGTTAGTGttgggtttgccttgacgtggcaggtgagcttacaatgCAGGGCATAAACCACACATGCTTGTTTAAACAAACATATATCAAAGGTGTAagtttacacacacaaaaaatgaatcctaaattataatttttttctattcCAACAACAAACTGGCTATGGACTAGTCTCCACTGATAAATACTGCATCATTATTATGAGCGacatgttcattatcagtgtatagatactcagtatcattatacagagcggggtgttcattatcagtgtatagatactcagtatcattatacagagcggggtgttcattatcagtgtatagatactcagtatcattatacagagcggggtgttcattatcactgtatagatactcagtatcattatacagagcggtgtgttcattatcagtgtatagatactcagtatcattatacagagcggtgtgttcattatcactgtatagatactcagtatcattatacagagcggtgtgttcattatcagtgtatagatactcagtattatacagagcggtgtgttcattatcagtgtttaGATACTCAGTATGATTATACAGagcagcgtgttcattatcagtgtatagatactcagtatcattatacagagcggcgtgttcattatcagtgtatagatactcagtattattatacagagcggtgtgttcattatcagtgtatagatactcagtatcattatacagagcggtgtgttcattatcagtgtatagatactcagaatcattatacagagcggtgtgttcattatcagtgtatagatactcagtatcattatatagagcggggtgttcattatcagtgtatagatactcagtatcattatacagagcggtgtgttcattatcagtgtatagatactcagtatcattatatagagcggggtgttcattatcagtgtatagatactcagtatcattatacagagcggtgtgttcattatcagtgtatagatactcagtatcattatacagagcggcgtgttcattatcagtgtatagatactcagtattattatacaaagcggtgtgttcattatcagtgtatacatactcagtattattatacagagcggtgtgttcattatcagtgtatagatactcagtatcattatacagagcggtgtgttcattatcagtgtatagatactcagaatcattatacagagcggtgtgttcattatcagtgtatagatactcagtatcattatacagagcggtgtgttcattatcagtgtatagatactcagtatcattatatagagcggggtgttcattatcagtgtatagatactcagtatcattatacagagcggtgtgttcattatcagtgtatagatactcagtatcattatatagagcggggtgttcattatcagtgtatagatactcagtatcattatacagagcggtgtgttcattatcagtgtatagatactcagtatcattatacagagcggcgtgttcattatcagtgtatagatactcagtattattatacaaagcggtgtgttcattatcagtgtatagatactcagtatcattatacagagtggtgtgttcattatcagtgtatagatactcagtatcattatatagagcggggtgttcattatcagtgtatagatactcagtatcattatacagagcggtgtgttcattatcagtgtatagatactcagtatcattatacagagcggtgtgttcattatcagtgtatagatactcagtatcattatacagagcggcgtgttcattatcagtgtatagatactcagtatcattatacagagcggtgtgttcattatcagtgtatagatactcagtatcattatacagagcggtgtgttcattatcagtgtttaGATACTCAGTATGATTATACAGagcagcgtgttcattatcagtgtatagatactcagtatcattatacagagcggcgtgttcattatcagtgtatagatactcagtattattatacagagcggtgtgttcattatcagtgtatagatactcagaatcattatacagagcggtgtgttcattatcagtgtatagatactcagaatcattataca
This Pelobates fuscus isolate aPelFus1 chromosome 3, aPelFus1.pri, whole genome shotgun sequence DNA region includes the following protein-coding sequences:
- the LOC134601530 gene encoding zinc finger protein 583-like isoform X1: MPKLKNADIPPRKPKLRKCKGGLQRKPKLRKSKGGLQRKPKLRKSKGLPKKSKMKTVITDCPHWKPNLKNSRDGGATLKTSGRRFRKKPQPPEFEDIAVYFSEDEWRFLKHGQKKLYREVMMDNYQTVHFLGYRNKKPKLITSIERGKNLYVSKRESPEKTTRCIQNGSKYTTAELVRSLFTPHGWAVAGLSFEPHYEEMNKDGRPSVRPYNLRHRVGVEYTSFYTDEDIETRELKPHRKLHIKQINASGVKYLQQRVNGRHSCSECGKSYSQKSYLVKHQKVHTGISVFVCTRCGKCFTQRSNLMRHERTHLVERPFTCPDCDKSFSDGSTLLKHQRIHSGEKPFECSECGKTFSISTYLIVHQRTHTGEKPYVCKDCGKSFTQSSHLITHQRTHTGEKPYACIECRKSFASSSHLITHQRTHTGERPYPCEECGKTFKHSTHLVLHKRTHTGERPYTCSVCPRTFVQRPQLLKHQKKCHAKVDNLDSGP
- the LOC134601530 gene encoding zinc finger protein 583-like isoform X2 → MPKLKNADIPPRKPKLRKCKGGLQRKPKLRKSKGGLPKKSKMKTVITDCPHWKPNLKNSRDGGATLKTSGRRFRKKPQPPEFEDIAVYFSEDEWRFLKHGQKKLYREVMMDNYQTVHFLGYRNKKPKLITSIERGKNLYVSKRESPEKTTRCIQNGSKYTTAELVRSLFTPHGWAVAGLSFEPHYEEMNKDGRPSVRPYNLRHRVGVEYTSFYTDEDIETRELKPHRKLHIKQINASGVKYLQQRVNGRHSCSECGKSYSQKSYLVKHQKVHTGISVFVCTRCGKCFTQRSNLMRHERTHLVERPFTCPDCDKSFSDGSTLLKHQRIHSGEKPFECSECGKTFSISTYLIVHQRTHTGEKPYVCKDCGKSFTQSSHLITHQRTHTGEKPYACIECRKSFASSSHLITHQRTHTGERPYPCEECGKTFKHSTHLVLHKRTHTGERPYTCSVCPRTFVQRPQLLKHQKKCHAKVDNLDSGP